One window of the bacterium genome contains the following:
- a CDS encoding sigma-70 family RNA polymerase sigma factor has product MKPRSKPAAEDPGGTPAVSEGQLEAREQATHYLPLDRQRATRFLDDWEPTVRAQLRRLRAEEDAVLYRVFDRALGALPEFRGESRLSTWLYRITYREALRHLEKEKRLASREAPLEAAEALPAAGDFDPERLLARRENAAQVARALALLDPRDREILALRYLEDLKLDEVADRLEMPLGSVKTRIHRALARLRRELDSDE; this is encoded by the coding sequence ATGAAGCCCCGGTCCAAACCAGCAGCAGAGGATCCCGGAGGGACGCCTGCCGTGAGCGAGGGACAACTCGAGGCCCGCGAGCAGGCGACCCACTACCTGCCGCTGGATCGCCAGCGGGCAACCCGTTTTCTGGACGACTGGGAGCCCACCGTGCGCGCCCAGCTCCGTCGCCTGCGGGCCGAGGAGGATGCCGTGCTCTACCGGGTCTTCGATCGCGCCCTGGGAGCGCTGCCGGAGTTCCGCGGCGAGAGCCGACTGTCCACCTGGCTCTACCGGATCACCTACCGGGAGGCGCTGCGCCACCTCGAGAAAGAGAAGCGCCTCGCCAGTCGCGAGGCGCCGCTCGAGGCGGCGGAAGCCCTGCCGGCTGCCGGCGACTTCGATCCCGAGCGCCTGCTCGCCCGCCGGGAGAACGCGGCGCAAGTCGCGCGGGCGCTGGCCCTCCTCGACCCGCGTGACCGGGAGATCCTCGCGCTGCGCTACCTCGAGGACTTGAAGCTGGACGAAGTGGCCGATAGGCTCGAGATGCCGCTCGGCTCGGTGAAGACCCGTATCCATCGGGCCCTGGCGCGCCTGCGGCGGGAGCTAGACAGCGATGAGTGA